From the genome of Hymenobacter cellulosilyticus, one region includes:
- a CDS encoding LLM class flavin-dependent oxidoreductase, whose protein sequence is MPEHSSRIPVSILDLAAITEGSTPADTFRNSLDLARHAEQWGYIRYWLAEHHNMASIASSATAVLIGHIAGGTSTIRVGSGGIMLPNHAPLVVAEQFGTLASLYPGRIDLGLGRAPGTDQVTAQALRRDRLGAGTEFPQQVQELQQYLSAENRVNKVRAVPGEGLDIPIWLLGSSTYSAQLAGMLGLPFAFASHFAPTHLQAALQLYRSSFQPSEHLEKPYAAACVNVILADTDEQAQQLATSFHQFALNIIRGTSRPLQAPVPSMDGLWSELEEEAVSHMMAYSFIGSPATVQKQLQYFLGATQVDELLAVAHIYDHAARLRSYELLAEISKW, encoded by the coding sequence ATGCCTGAACATAGCTCCCGAATACCCGTTTCCATTCTCGATTTAGCGGCCATTACCGAGGGCTCCACGCCCGCCGATACCTTCCGCAACAGCCTGGACCTGGCCCGGCACGCTGAGCAGTGGGGCTACATCCGCTACTGGCTGGCCGAGCACCACAACATGGCCAGTATTGCCAGCTCCGCTACGGCCGTGCTTATTGGGCACATTGCCGGCGGCACATCTACCATCCGGGTAGGTTCGGGAGGCATTATGCTGCCCAACCATGCTCCCCTGGTAGTCGCCGAGCAGTTTGGAACCCTGGCTTCCCTCTACCCTGGCCGCATCGACCTGGGCTTGGGCCGTGCCCCGGGCACCGACCAGGTTACGGCCCAGGCCCTGCGGCGCGACCGGCTCGGGGCCGGCACCGAGTTTCCGCAGCAGGTGCAGGAATTGCAGCAGTATTTATCGGCTGAAAATCGGGTGAACAAGGTGCGGGCCGTGCCCGGCGAAGGACTGGATATTCCTATCTGGCTGCTGGGCTCTAGCACCTACAGTGCCCAGCTGGCGGGTATGTTGGGTTTGCCTTTTGCCTTTGCCAGTCACTTCGCCCCTACGCACTTGCAGGCAGCTTTGCAGTTATACCGTTCTTCGTTCCAGCCTTCTGAGCACCTCGAGAAGCCCTATGCCGCGGCCTGCGTCAACGTTATCCTGGCTGACACCGACGAGCAAGCTCAGCAGCTGGCTACGTCCTTTCACCAGTTTGCCCTGAACATCATCCGCGGCACTTCCCGGCCTCTGCAGGCCCCGGTACCCAGTATGGATGGCCTGTGGAGTGAGTTGGAAGAAGAAGCCGTAAGCCACATGATGGCCTACTCGTTTATTGGCTCCCCCGCCACGGTACAGAAGCAGCTGCAGTATTTCCTGGGTGCCACCCAGGTCGATGAGCTACTGGCTGTAGCCCACATCTACGACCACGCGGCCCGCCTGCGCTCCTACGAGCTGCTGGCCGAAATTAGCAAGTGGTAA
- a CDS encoding SIMPL domain-containing protein, whose product MPSTSAVPRQVRSVGYGSVTVYPDYAELTVDAAFTRPKLKDAVAEVQGVVDQVLTLSKRYAPGPNDVRVSSTSSNKEFTYVRGKEVFAGFNSTQSVTVRITDLKRLTPYLEELLSTRISRIKDLSYGHTRADSLRREADVLALLDATKTADKMCAALKVKRGEVLEASDSSSPESSSGGYGQSADIELYGKGFGAAASKLPPSCCTSTAPAPWPRPWNKLRCWPG is encoded by the coding sequence GTGCCCTCCACTTCGGCCGTGCCGCGGCAGGTGCGCAGCGTGGGCTACGGCAGCGTAACGGTGTACCCCGACTATGCCGAGCTGACCGTAGACGCGGCCTTTACCCGGCCCAAGCTCAAGGATGCTGTGGCCGAAGTACAGGGCGTAGTCGACCAGGTGCTGACCTTGTCCAAGCGGTATGCGCCGGGCCCCAATGATGTGCGGGTGAGCAGCACGTCGTCCAATAAGGAGTTCACCTACGTGCGCGGCAAAGAGGTCTTTGCGGGCTTCAACTCCACCCAGTCGGTAACGGTGCGCATCACGGACCTGAAGCGGCTGACGCCATACCTGGAAGAGCTGCTCTCTACCCGCATCAGCCGCATCAAGGACCTGAGCTATGGGCACACCCGGGCCGACAGCCTGCGCCGCGAGGCCGACGTGCTGGCCTTGCTCGACGCGACCAAAACGGCCGACAAGATGTGCGCTGCCCTCAAGGTGAAGCGGGGCGAGGTGCTGGAAGCCTCTGACTCGTCGAGTCCCGAAAGCAGCTCCGGCGGCTATGGGCAGTCGGCTGATATTGAGCTTTATGGCAAGGGCTTTGGGGCCGCGGCTTCAAAACTACCCCCGAGTTGCTGCACTTCAACAGCACCTGCACCCTGGCCTCGGCCCTGGAATAAGCTTCGATGCTGGCCGGGGTAA
- a CDS encoding SRPBCC family protein, producing the protein MHVTLRTPVAQPPAQVFAGFTRELFLALAPPFPKLRLHRFDGCQRGDQVEIELVSGPLRQRWTSLITDHGVQPDGTHFFIDEGQISPAPLRFWRHRHLIEPGPNGGSVIVDALEFRTASPVLDALLYPLMWAQFAYRKPIYRRVFA; encoded by the coding sequence ATGCATGTCACGCTTCGTACGCCGGTGGCCCAGCCGCCCGCCCAGGTTTTTGCCGGCTTCACCCGGGAGCTGTTTCTGGCCCTGGCTCCGCCGTTTCCGAAGCTGCGCCTCCACCGTTTCGACGGCTGCCAGCGCGGCGACCAGGTCGAAATTGAGCTCGTCAGCGGCCCGCTGCGGCAGCGCTGGACCAGCCTCATTACCGACCACGGCGTGCAGCCCGACGGTACCCATTTCTTTATCGACGAAGGCCAGATTTCACCCGCCCCGCTGCGGTTCTGGCGCCACCGCCACCTGATTGAGCCCGGTCCCAATGGCGGCAGCGTAATTGTCGATGCCCTGGAGTTTCGCACCGCTTCCCCGGTCCTCGACGCCCTGCTTTACCCGTTGATGTGGGCTCAGTTTGCCTACCGCAAGCCCATTTACCGCCGCGTATTCGCTTAA
- a CDS encoding class I SAM-dependent rRNA methyltransferase — protein MPAIVTLKPGKDQSLRRRHPWVFSGAIGRMQGEVLEGEVVMVQASNGEVLGMGHYAPGSIAVRMLDFGTEAQLPDAEFWENRIRNAYELRKGLQLTGQGDTNVYRLAHAEGDGLPGLIIDVYGDVAVVQAHSAGMYKARPLIAAALQAVIPGLRAIYDKSAETVPAKAAPGAQNGYLFGESNGQEHIVQENGHPFAVDWETGQKTGFFIDQRDNRSLLARYAPGRRVLNTFCYTGGFSSYALQAGAELVHSVDSSKKAIELTERNAALTGLESKHEAYAQDVFSFLKDRHNQYDLIVLDPPAFAKHLSARHNALMGYKRLNVAGIKQIAPGGLLFTFSCSQVVSAELFEGAVLAAAIEAGRPARILHRLTQPADHPVSLFHPEGEYLKGLVLAVE, from the coding sequence ATGCCTGCCATTGTCACGCTCAAACCTGGTAAAGACCAATCCTTGCGCCGCCGCCACCCGTGGGTGTTTTCGGGCGCCATCGGCCGGATGCAGGGCGAGGTGCTGGAAGGCGAGGTGGTGATGGTACAGGCCTCCAACGGCGAAGTGCTGGGCATGGGCCACTATGCTCCTGGCTCCATTGCCGTGCGCATGCTCGACTTCGGCACCGAGGCCCAACTGCCCGACGCCGAATTCTGGGAAAACCGCATCCGCAATGCCTACGAGCTGCGCAAAGGCCTGCAGCTCACGGGCCAGGGTGATACTAACGTGTACCGCCTGGCCCACGCCGAGGGCGACGGCCTGCCCGGCCTCATCATCGACGTGTATGGCGACGTGGCCGTGGTGCAGGCCCACAGCGCGGGCATGTATAAAGCCCGCCCGCTGATTGCCGCCGCGTTGCAAGCCGTAATTCCGGGTCTGCGAGCCATTTACGACAAGAGCGCCGAAACCGTGCCCGCCAAGGCCGCGCCCGGCGCCCAGAACGGTTACCTCTTCGGCGAAAGCAACGGGCAAGAGCACATTGTGCAGGAAAACGGCCACCCCTTCGCCGTAGACTGGGAAACCGGCCAGAAAACCGGCTTCTTCATCGACCAGCGCGACAACCGCAGTCTGCTGGCCCGCTACGCCCCGGGCCGCCGCGTGCTGAACACGTTCTGTTACACCGGCGGCTTTAGCTCCTACGCCCTGCAGGCCGGCGCCGAGCTGGTGCATTCCGTGGACAGCTCCAAGAAGGCCATTGAGCTGACCGAGCGCAACGCGGCCCTGACCGGCCTCGAAAGCAAGCACGAAGCCTACGCCCAGGACGTGTTCAGCTTCCTCAAGGACCGCCACAACCAATACGACCTCATCGTGCTCGACCCGCCGGCCTTTGCCAAGCACCTCTCGGCCCGCCATAATGCCCTGATGGGCTACAAGCGCCTGAATGTGGCCGGCATCAAGCAGATTGCGCCCGGCGGCCTGCTCTTCACCTTCAGCTGCTCCCAGGTGGTATCGGCCGAGCTGTTTGAAGGGGCAGTGCTGGCCGCGGCCATCGAAGCCGGCCGCCCGGCCCGCATCCTGCACCGCCTTACCCAGCCCGCCGACCACCCCGTGAGCTTGTTCCACCCCGAGGGCGAGTACCTGAAAGGGCTGGTGCTGGCTGTGGAGTAA
- a CDS encoding phytoene desaturase family protein, translated as MTVFEAQDTFGGKMYQFALPGGYRFDAGPSLFTLPALVDELFQLAGRNPQDHFRYERLDPITQYFFTDGTRLTAWADEEKFAAEVEAKLGVPAVSVRQFLKRSGQSYQATESTFLHKSLHKARTYLSKDVLGALAALPSLGLMGTMHQRHAKAFADPRLVQLFDRFATYNGSDPYQARPR; from the coding sequence GTGACGGTGTTCGAAGCCCAGGACACGTTTGGGGGCAAGATGTACCAGTTTGCCCTGCCTGGCGGCTACCGGTTCGATGCCGGCCCGTCGCTGTTTACTCTGCCGGCGCTAGTCGATGAGCTGTTCCAGCTGGCTGGCCGCAACCCCCAGGACCACTTCCGCTACGAGCGGCTCGACCCTATCACCCAGTACTTTTTCACCGACGGCACCCGCCTCACGGCCTGGGCCGACGAGGAAAAGTTTGCCGCCGAAGTAGAAGCCAAGCTGGGCGTGCCGGCAGTCAGCGTCCGGCAGTTTCTCAAGCGCAGCGGCCAGTCCTACCAAGCCACCGAAAGCACCTTTCTGCACAAGTCGCTGCACAAGGCCCGCACGTACCTGAGTAAGGACGTGCTGGGCGCTTTGGCAGCTCTGCCCAGCCTGGGCCTGATGGGTACCATGCACCAGCGCCACGCCAAGGCCTTTGCCGACCCACGCCTCGTGCAGCTCTTCGACCGGTTTGCCACCTACAACGGCTCCGACCCCTACCAGGCCCGGCCACGCTGA
- a CDS encoding phytoene desaturase family protein, which translates to MYSIARSLVELAEELGVEFRYNEPVEEILTAAGRVTGLRTGQDVYDFGVVVSNMDVVPTYRRLLPTQPAPERTLGQPRSSSALIFYWGVAQSFPELDLHNIFFSQDYRREFQAIFEEKTVTDDPTVYVNITSKKTPSDAPAGHENWFVMVNVPHNQGQDWDALIQKTRRAVLDKVGRALGVELEPLLRAGQVWDPRGIEQRTSSFGGALYGSSSNNALAAFLRHPNFSGKLEGLYFCGGSVHPGGGIPLSLLSAKIVADLV; encoded by the coding sequence ATCTACAGCATTGCCCGCAGCCTGGTAGAGCTGGCCGAGGAGCTGGGTGTCGAATTCCGCTATAATGAGCCGGTGGAAGAAATTCTGACGGCGGCCGGCCGGGTTACGGGCCTGCGCACAGGCCAGGACGTGTACGACTTCGGTGTGGTAGTCAGCAACATGGACGTGGTGCCGACGTACCGCCGCCTGCTGCCCACGCAGCCTGCCCCGGAGCGGACCCTGGGTCAGCCCCGTTCGTCGTCGGCCCTAATTTTCTACTGGGGCGTGGCCCAAAGCTTCCCCGAGCTGGACCTGCACAACATCTTCTTTTCCCAGGACTACCGCCGGGAGTTCCAGGCTATTTTCGAGGAGAAAACCGTCACCGACGACCCGACGGTGTACGTGAACATTACTTCCAAAAAAACGCCTTCCGACGCCCCGGCCGGGCACGAAAACTGGTTTGTGATGGTGAACGTGCCCCACAACCAGGGCCAGGACTGGGACGCCCTGATCCAAAAGACCCGCCGCGCCGTACTGGATAAAGTCGGCCGGGCGCTGGGCGTGGAGTTGGAGCCGTTGCTGCGGGCCGGGCAGGTCTGGGACCCACGGGGCATTGAGCAGCGGACGTCCTCGTTTGGCGGGGCCCTGTACGGCAGCTCTTCCAACAACGCGCTGGCGGCTTTCCTGCGCCACCCCAACTTTTCGGGGAAGTTGGAAGGGCTGTACTTTTGCGGCGGCAGTGTGCATCCGGGCGGCGGCATTCCGCTGAGTTTGCTCTCGGCCAAGATAGTAGCCGACCTGGTCTAA
- a CDS encoding carotenoid biosynthesis protein, whose amino-acid sequence MSSEPTQHLSAPAVAPDTSQRRLRVAQGVLLLFHVTGFLGLGFSKDPDFYLQFVPLNLLLTAVLLFAFQRDRGFAFIGFCITTMVVGFFVEVVGVQTGKLFGVYSYGATLGPKWLNTPLLIGLNWLMLTYMAGTLARYLPVGGFLRAVAAALLLVGMDICLEPIAVQYDFWTWAYDVIPLQNFKGWFAVSLILQVYFNRTDFEKRNPLVPFVYLLQLLFFFGLGWFIR is encoded by the coding sequence ATGTCTTCCGAACCAACTCAACACCTGTCCGCTCCGGCAGTAGCTCCCGATACCAGCCAGCGGCGCCTGCGCGTGGCCCAGGGCGTTCTGCTGCTGTTTCACGTCACGGGCTTTCTGGGCCTGGGCTTCTCCAAGGACCCGGACTTCTACCTGCAGTTTGTACCCCTGAACCTGCTGCTGACGGCTGTGTTGCTCTTCGCTTTTCAGCGCGACCGGGGCTTTGCCTTCATCGGCTTCTGCATCACGACCATGGTCGTAGGCTTCTTCGTGGAAGTGGTGGGCGTGCAGACCGGTAAGCTCTTTGGCGTATACAGCTACGGGGCCACGCTGGGCCCTAAATGGCTGAACACGCCCCTGCTTATTGGCCTCAACTGGCTGATGCTGACGTATATGGCCGGCACCCTGGCCCGCTACCTGCCCGTGGGCGGCTTTCTGCGGGCCGTGGCAGCGGCCTTGCTGCTGGTGGGCATGGACATCTGCCTGGAGCCTATAGCCGTGCAGTACGATTTCTGGACCTGGGCCTACGACGTGATTCCGCTGCAGAATTTCAAGGGCTGGTTTGCCGTGTCCCTGATTCTGCAAGTGTACTTCAACCGGACCGATTTCGAAAAGCGTAACCCGCTGGTTCCCTTTGTGTACCTGCTCCAATTGCTATTTTTCTTCGGGCTTGGCTGGTTTATTCGCTAA